One part of the Methylobacterium mesophilicum SR1.6/6 genome encodes these proteins:
- a CDS encoding BON domain-containing protein translates to MDDITVRRHVLEELEYAPMVDAAQIGVAVDDGVVTLTGRVRSYAERTIAERIAFRVRGVRAVIERIEVRYPENPRVGDEALAERCARVLEWDVQIPEHSVSLKVEKGCVTLQGCVPYYHQKAAVDKALRRLAGVTDIVNVIAVKPPVQPTEVKDRIRAALRRSARDPDTIRVHVDGDKVILDGCVDVWSERKLAERAAWSAPGVRAVEDHLTLA, encoded by the coding sequence ATGGACGACATCACCGTGCGCCGGCACGTGCTCGAGGAGCTGGAATACGCCCCCATGGTCGACGCGGCGCAGATCGGTGTCGCGGTCGACGACGGCGTCGTGACGCTCACCGGCCGCGTCCGGAGCTACGCCGAAAGGACTATCGCCGAGCGCATCGCGTTCCGGGTGCGCGGCGTGCGGGCCGTGATCGAGCGGATCGAGGTCCGCTACCCGGAGAACCCGCGGGTCGGCGACGAGGCCCTGGCCGAGCGGTGCGCCCGGGTTCTGGAGTGGGACGTGCAGATCCCGGAGCACTCGGTCTCGCTCAAGGTCGAGAAGGGCTGCGTCACGCTCCAGGGATGCGTGCCGTACTACCACCAGAAGGCGGCGGTCGATAAGGCGTTGCGGCGCCTGGCCGGCGTCACCGACATCGTCAACGTCATCGCGGTTAAGCCGCCGGTCCAACCCACCGAGGTCAAGGACAGGATCCGCGCCGCCCTGAGGCGCAGCGCCCGGGATCCCGATACCATCCGCGTCCACGTGGATGGGGACAAAGTGATCCTGGACGGGTGCGTCGACGTCTGGAGCGAGCGCAAGCTCGCCGAGCGGGCCGCGTGGTCGGCCCCCGGCGTGCGGGCCGTCGAGGACCACCTGACGCTCGCGTGA
- a CDS encoding phosphoketolase family protein, whose translation MDASREPRKAREERRDPEPAYGSHDLAFVPGPLGPDGLRRIDAYWRAANYLSVGQIYLMANPLLREPLRPEHVKPRLLGHWGTTPGLNFIYVHLNRVIRQRDLDMIAVWGPGHGAPGLVANAYLEGTYSEIYPDVARDAEGMGRLFRQFSFPGGIPSHASPELPGSIHEGGELGYSLAHAFGAALDNPGLTVACVIGDGEAETGPLAASWHASKFLHPGADGTVLPILHLNGWKIANPTILARMPETELRSLLVGYGYAPTFVDGNEPARMHQAMAAALDAALDAIAEIRRHAGRGDGGRPHWPMIVLRSPKGWTGPKTVEGNPVEGTWRSHQVPVAATRENPAHLAILQAWMRSYRPEDLFAEDGSLLPALAELPPQGPRRLSANPHANAHTSAPLRLPDLRDFAVSVQGRGRTRAEATRALGTYLRDVLTLNAKARNFRIMGPDETASNRLDAVFEVTGRAWQEAIFPSDDHLARDGRVMEVLSEHLCEGWLEGYVLTGRHGLFATYEAFAHVVDSMVNQHAKWLKSSRDLPWRRPVPSLNILLSSHVWRQDHNGFSHQDPGFIDFVANKRGDTARIYLPPDANCLLCVTDHCLHTYDRINVVVAGKQPALQWLSLDEAVTHCAAGIDIWDWASNEGEAEPDVVMACAGDVPTQEMLAAVDWLRRHVPELRVRVVNVVDLMTLPAPETHPHGLDDPTFDSLFTRGRPVVFAYHGYPWLIHRLTYKRTNHGNFHVHGFIEEGTTTTPFDMCVLNRLDRYHLAQAALRAVPGLGARAEHAEQALRDALAAHREHVRRTGEDLPEVRDWAWPERRAPEDHDRRIEGDIMQCGPTEADASGRAEAVDGWTMVS comes from the coding sequence ATGGACGCGAGCCGCGAGCCGCGGAAAGCCCGCGAGGAACGCCGCGACCCCGAGCCTGCGTACGGCAGCCACGACCTGGCCTTCGTGCCTGGGCCGCTCGGGCCGGACGGGCTCAGGCGGATCGACGCCTACTGGCGGGCCGCGAACTACCTGTCGGTCGGCCAGATCTACCTGATGGCCAACCCGCTTCTGCGCGAGCCTTTGAGGCCCGAGCACGTGAAGCCGAGGCTCCTCGGGCACTGGGGCACGACGCCGGGCCTCAACTTCATCTACGTGCACCTGAACCGGGTCATCCGGCAGCGCGACCTCGACATGATCGCCGTCTGGGGGCCGGGCCACGGCGCGCCAGGGCTCGTCGCCAACGCCTACCTGGAGGGCACCTACAGCGAGATCTATCCGGACGTGGCGCGGGACGCGGAGGGGATGGGCCGGCTGTTCCGGCAGTTCTCGTTCCCGGGCGGCATTCCGAGCCACGCCTCGCCGGAGCTGCCCGGCTCGATCCACGAGGGCGGCGAGCTCGGCTACTCCCTGGCGCACGCCTTCGGCGCGGCCCTGGATAACCCGGGCCTGACCGTCGCCTGCGTCATCGGCGACGGCGAGGCCGAGACGGGGCCGCTCGCCGCGTCATGGCACGCCAGCAAGTTCCTCCACCCCGGGGCGGATGGCACCGTGCTGCCGATCCTGCACCTCAACGGCTGGAAGATCGCCAACCCGACCATCCTCGCCCGCATGCCCGAGACCGAGCTGCGCAGCCTCCTCGTCGGCTACGGTTACGCGCCGACCTTCGTGGATGGGAACGAGCCGGCCCGGATGCACCAGGCCATGGCCGCGGCCCTCGACGCGGCCCTCGACGCCATCGCGGAGATCCGAAGGCACGCCGGCCGCGGCGACGGTGGGCGCCCGCACTGGCCGATGATCGTCCTGCGCAGCCCCAAGGGCTGGACCGGACCGAAGACCGTCGAGGGCAATCCGGTCGAGGGGACGTGGCGCTCGCATCAGGTGCCCGTCGCGGCTACGCGGGAAAACCCGGCGCATCTCGCGATCCTGCAAGCCTGGATGCGATCTTACCGGCCGGAGGACCTGTTCGCGGAGGACGGCTCGCTGCTGCCGGCCCTGGCCGAGCTGCCGCCGCAGGGACCTCGGCGCCTCTCGGCCAACCCGCATGCGAACGCGCACACGAGTGCGCCGCTGCGCCTCCCGGACTTGAGGGACTTCGCCGTGTCGGTCCAGGGCCGGGGTCGGACCCGCGCAGAGGCGACGCGGGCGCTGGGCACCTACCTGCGGGACGTCCTGACCCTGAACGCGAAGGCCCGCAACTTCCGCATCATGGGGCCGGATGAGACCGCGTCGAATCGGCTGGATGCGGTGTTCGAGGTGACGGGCCGCGCCTGGCAGGAGGCGATCTTCCCTAGCGACGACCATCTCGCCCGGGACGGGCGCGTCATGGAGGTGCTGAGCGAGCACCTCTGTGAGGGCTGGCTCGAGGGGTATGTCCTCACCGGCCGGCACGGCCTGTTCGCGACCTATGAGGCCTTCGCCCACGTCGTCGATTCGATGGTGAACCAGCACGCCAAGTGGCTGAAGTCGTCCCGCGACCTGCCCTGGCGCCGGCCCGTGCCGTCCCTCAACATCCTGCTCTCGTCCCACGTCTGGCGGCAGGACCACAACGGCTTCAGCCACCAGGACCCGGGCTTCATCGATTTCGTGGCGAACAAGCGCGGTGACACGGCCCGCATTTACCTGCCGCCGGACGCGAACTGCCTGCTCTGCGTCACCGACCACTGCCTGCACACCTACGACCGCATCAACGTCGTCGTCGCCGGCAAGCAGCCCGCTCTCCAGTGGCTGAGCCTGGACGAGGCGGTGACGCATTGCGCGGCCGGCATCGACATCTGGGACTGGGCCTCGAACGAGGGCGAGGCGGAACCCGACGTGGTGATGGCCTGCGCGGGCGACGTGCCGACCCAGGAGATGCTGGCCGCCGTGGACTGGCTGCGCCGGCACGTGCCGGAGCTGAGGGTCCGCGTCGTGAACGTCGTCGACCTGATGACGCTGCCCGCGCCCGAGACGCACCCGCACGGCCTCGACGACCCAACCTTCGACAGCCTGTTCACGCGCGGCCGACCGGTGGTGTTCGCCTACCACGGCTATCCGTGGCTCATCCATCGGCTGACCTACAAGCGGACAAATCACGGCAATTTCCACGTGCATGGCTTCATCGAGGAGGGCACGACCACGACGCCCTTCGACATGTGCGTGCTGAACCGGCTCGACCGCTATCACCTCGCGCAGGCCGCACTACGGGCCGTGCCGGGTCTCGGGGCGCGCGCAGAGCACGCCGAGCAAGCGCTGCGGGACGCTCTGGCGGCCCACCGCGAGCACGTCCGCCGCACCGGCGAGGATCTGCCGGAGGTGAGGGACTGGGCTTGGCCGGAACGGCGCGCGCCCGAGGACCACGATCGTCGGATCGAGGGCGACATCATGCAGTGCGGCCCGACCGAGGCGGATGCGTCCGGGCGGGCTGAGGCCGTTGACGGGTGGACGATGGTCTCCTGA